The DNA window GAACGGACGTCCTGAGGAAAGCCGTCAATCAGGTGGCCCGCGCGCGCGTGAAGGCGCAACTGAGCGGCCCGATGGGCAAGATTCTGGCCCGGCAGCGCCTGAACATGCCCGGCGCCAGCACCCGCAAACTTCAGACGGCGCTGTTCAACGAACTGAAGGCCAATTCGCCCGACGAACTGATCGCCGCGGCCTGGAAGGCCAACGCCCAGCTGCGGCGCGCGGCCTACGGCGAGACTTTCCGGGGCATCGGGCGGCAAGTGAAGCAGGTGGCCTTCGGCAACGCCAGTACCCTGCCGGGCAAGGCGCTCAATCTGGCCACCATGGGCCCAAGGCTGGTCGCTGGCAATGTCGCGCAGAAGTTGAACCTGCACCTCTCGGCGTTCGCAGGCGGCGCGGCCAGAGGACTGGGTACCCTGGCCGGAAGTACCAGCGAAGAACTGGTGAAATTCGCGGGCCTCAAGTTCTCCCAGAACGTCAAGGACAATGCGCAGAAAGGCCCTGGGGCTGCCATTCCCAGTGCGGCTCAGGCCACGATGGGGGAATTCTCGAAAGTCTCGAATTATGGTGACGCGGCCCTGCAGGGCATTGTCGGACTGTCCCCCGAAATATTCGGCAAGAAAGAAGGAATGGTGCCTGGTCTAGCTGGATATGATCTGCTTTTTAAGCAGGCTGGTGCCATTTTTGGCAATAGCGTGGGTGGAGATCAGCATGAAGTGGCGAACTCGACTCAGGAAGAAGGTAAGTGAATTATGCTCAGTAAAATATTTAGAGGCGCTTTCGGGCAACCTAGAGATCTGCCTGAGCAGTTTTCTGGCGATTCGTATACGGCATTTATTGGATTTCTTAAAGGAATCCGTTTGGATGATGTAGAATTAAATAGCGAGTCTGTTCGTATAAGAACTGCCAATAAGAACGATATTCTGATCTTGCCCTCTGGAAAAGGAGCTTTGCATATCGAGCTCCAGACGTCCAGATCGGACATAGATCTTTCGGGAGTGGAATACTTTGACCCATTTTTCGGAATAGTTAATGTTGGAGGGAAAGTGTTGATTTCGCGGCAGTTCGATTTTAGGTACCAGGGAGACGTGGAAGCGTCTTCGGAAAAACTATTTTTTCATATCTATGAAACTCTGTTGGGGGAACGATACAGCGGGAAGCTCATTCACTTCCGGCCGTATCTGAATGGAAAGACGTATGGTACGTCTTGGCAGGCGTTCGCGCATTTCATGAAGAAGATCAAGGGCGACCGGGTCACGTCGGAAGCCAGCCATTACATCTCGTTTGATACTGGCGGGGTGCCCCTGGGACTGCAGAAGTCGGACAACAGCCAGGAAATCATCATTTCCTATGATCTGCGGGATTACGAGGGGCTGTACGACGAGTACCGGGAGCAGATTCTGGAATTGATCAACGGGGTGGCGTTGCGGCACCGGCAGATCTGTTTCCTGATTGACCGGGAGCGGCTGCTGATCTGCAACAAGTTCTACGTGTCGCCGGAGACGGACGCGTTGAATCTGTTCACGGCGCAGTTGCAGGCGATTCATGATGCGCTGCTGGATTACCTGACGACGGTGCAGGACGCACCGGAGAATGCGTGGTTGCGGGCGGCCAGGGAAGCGTTCGTGCGTGGACAGCCGTTGCCCCGTGCTTGACAGGGAGGGACTTGTATGACTCAGGTGAAGTTTGGTCGGCAGTTGAATGAGCGGGCTCCGTTCGAGGTGAACGATCTGGTGTTTTCCGGGTTGCCGTTGTCGCTCTCGGAGGAGCGTCTGCTGGCGGGTGCGGGGGACGGTGGGACTGAGGTGGAGTTGATGGACGCGGTGCTGGAGGTGCTGGCGCAGGTGTTGAACGCGCGGGCGCAGGCGGAGCGGGTGGATGCGGGGTGGCTGCTGGAGAATCTGGCGCCGTCGGATGTGGAAGGTATTCTGGATTACCTGCGGGCGACGCCAGTCGCGTGAGCGACTGATACGGACTCCGATGGAATGGGCTGCAAAGACCGTTCAATCCGAGCGAAGCGAGTAGGAGGGAAACGGGTTCCGGACGTGGAGTGGGCAGATCGGTGGTGTGCCGATCTGTCAACGAAACAAACGGAACCTGCATGAGGAGGAGGGCGTGCCAGGTTTGACCGGCACGCCCTCTCTGCTGGTGAGGTTCAGGGCAGCTTGAGGGGTTCCGTGAACGTGGCGCGGCAGGAGGCGTAGCAGTCGGTGATGGTGTTCGCGCCCGCCGGGGTGCTCTTCGCGTCGGGGATGATGTCGCCCGCGCCGTAGCCGTCCCCGCCGAAGATGCCGCCCATCAGGCCGATGCCGGCGGTGGGTCTGCCGCTCAGGCCCACCGCCGTCCAGGGTATGGCGAGTTCCACGGTCTGCTCGGGGGCCGCGCCGCGGCTGGCCTGGAGGTAGTCGGCGGCGTTCACCTCGGGCGTGGCCGTGTCGCTCTGCACGAGCCGCAGCTGGGCCTTCTCGGTGCCGTAGCGGGCGATGAAGGCGTTCACGCCGTCCATCTGACCGCCGAAGGTCGCGGCGCGTTTCCAGGCGTCGAAGCTGTCGGCCTGTTTTGCGCCGCCGGGCGCGGTGTCGAGGTACAGGATCGCGCTGTTGCCGTCCCCCCGGTACGTGTACGCGAGGTACAGGTACTGGGCGTCACTGTCGGCCCGCAGGCTCAGCCAGTTGTTGTTCGCGCCGAAGGTGCCCTCGGCGGGGCTCTGCACGCTGACGGCGGGAGCGGTCCAGTCGCCCAGGTCGCCGTCGATGGTGTACTTCGTGCGCAGGTCGCGTGCCAGGGTGATGTTGGCGTCCTGCGTGGGCGCGGTGACGTTCAGGGTGCCGTCCACGTACCCGCCCGCGCTGGCTTTCAGGGTCTGCGCTCCGGCGGGCACGCGCAGGGTGTAGGTGCCGTCCGGGAAGGTGACCGCGTAGTTCAGGCTGGGGTTGGCGCTCGTGGCTTCCACCAGGGCCCCGCCCAGGTTCTGCCCGCCGCCCGTGACGCGCCCGGTGACCGTGGCGGCCGGGACGGGCTGCTCGGTGAAGTCGTACGTGCCGCTGTAGGCGTTGCCGTTCGTGCCGACCACGTAGGTGCGGTCGCCCTGGCCCGGGGCCTCGTAGCCGCCGTTCTTCGCGCCCGCGCTGTCGTTCCCGAACTTGAACTTCACCTCGCGGAACAGGGGCAGGTCGATGCTGGTCTTCCACACGCCCGGCGTGTCCTGGGTCATGGGGTACTCGATCTGACTGCCGGTGTCGAAGCGGCGCAGTTCGATGGGCCCGTTGCCCTGGGTGCGGGCGTCCACGGTGAACGTCACCTTCGCGGTGTTCCTGCTGCCCGGCGTGCCCGTGACCGTCACGCCCCGGCTCTCGGCCCCGGCGCTGTCCACGGTGACGAGGCGGAAGGTGGTGTTGACGTCGTTCGTCAGGCCGCGCGCCAGGAAGCTGCCCTGCGTGGCGGGAAGGGGCGCGAAGTTCACGAGGCGCTCGGTGCCACCGGCTGCTTGCACGTATACGCGGTATCCGGCGACCTTCGGGTCCGTGCCCGGCGTCCAGCTGAGCTGCGCGGCGCTGTCCCCGGCCTTCACGGTCAGGCCGGCGACCTCGGGCAGGGCGGGGTTCACGGTGCCGGCCGCGCCGGAGCCGCCGGGCGCGGTGACGGCCAGCACGCTGCGGGCGGGTACGCGGCCGACCAGTTTGCCGCCGCTGACGCTCAGGGTGTTGGCTCGGCCCGTCACCTCGGTCAGGGCGGTGCCGGAGAAGGTGCCCAGCAGCGGAATCCCGCCGCCACTCAGGCTGCCCAGATCCAGTTCGGTGTCGCCGTTGTTCACGACGAACACCACCGGCTGCCCGGCCACGCCCTGCACGCCGCCCATCACGCGGCGGTAGGCCAGGACGGGCGCGCCGCCGTTGGGGCGCCAGAGTTCCTGCTGCGCGCCGCGCGTCAGGGCGCGGTACCTGCCGCGGGCGGCGGCCAGGGCCCCCAGGCGCTCGTCGAGCGTGCTGCCGCCCAGGCGGGTGAAGTCCATGTCCTCGCGGTTGCCCTGCCCCAGCGGGTGGTCGTAGGGGTCACCCTTGCCGGCCTGGGCGTACTCGGTGCCCTGCCAGACGCTGGGCGTGCCGCGCGAGAAGTACATGGTGGACAGCGCCATATCCAGGCGCTCGGCGGCCTGCGCGGCGCTGCCGCCCCGTTCGGTCACCTCGGTCACGAAGCGGCGCACGTCGTGGTTGTCCACGAAGGTCGTCAGGCGGGTGGGGTCGCGGTACACGCCGTCCTGCGCGAACACGTCCGCCATGCGGTCCAGGTTCCCGCCCGCGGTGCTCATCTGGTCCTTGAAGGCGTAGTACAGCGCGAAGTCGAACACGCTGGGCGCACCCAGGTCGTTCATGAACCGCGCCAGGAAGGCGGGATTGCCGTCGAACACCTCACCGACCGACCAGATCCTGGCCGGGTCGCCCGCGCCGCCCGCCTTGAAGAACTGCGTCCAGTAGGCGTCGGGCACGTGCTTCATCGTGTCGATGCGCAGGCCGTCGATGCCGGTCGCGCCGCGCCAGTACGTCACGAAGTCGTTCAGGTAGGCGGTGACGGCCGGGAGTTCCTGCCTGAAGTCCGGCAGGCCCGCCAGATCGCAGTCGGTGGTCTTGTTGTTTGAGGCGTCGCAGTCCGCCTTCGTGTGGAACCACTCGGGGTTCATCTTCGTGAGGGTCGCGCCGTACCCGGCGTGGTTCACCACGATGTCCTGGATGACCTTGAGGCCGTTCTTGTGCGCCGCGTCGATCAGCGCCCTGTACTCGTCGAGGGTCCCGAGGTGCGGGTCGACCTTCCTGAAGTCCTCGGCCCAGTAGCCGTGGTACCCGGCGAACGGTCTGCCCTGACTGGGGCCGCTGCCGGTGTTGATCGCAGGGACCTGCAGCACGACCGGGCTGACCCAGATGGCCGTGAAGCCCATCCGCTTGAAGTAGCCCTCGTCGATCCTGGCCTTCAGGCCCGCGAAGTCCCCGCCGTGCCACGCCAGGGGGTTGGTGCGGTCGGCGCGGTCCCCGGCGTCGCGGCCCGGGCCGTTGTCGTTGGTCGGATCACCGTTGGCGAAGCGGTCGGTCATCGCGAAGTAGATGACCTCGTCCTGCCAGGTGCGAGGCGTGGGCGGAGAGGGAGCCTTGAACAGGCTGCAGGCTGACAGGGACAGCGTGAGGGCCGCCAGGGCGCCCGCGCGCCCGACCGTATGGAAGCGTTTCATGTGTCATTCATTCAAGACGGAAGCGCTTCCGGAAGTCAATCTTCACCGAGCGCTCACGTGGCAAGCCCGCCGACAGTCCCGCTCGCCGCCCGCCCGTAGCGTGATCCCCATGAAAGCCACCTGGAACGGCGCGACCATCGCCCAGTCCGACGACACCGTCGTCGTCGAGGGCAACCACTACTTCCCCGCTCACAGCGTGAACCCCGAGTACCTTCGACCCAGCCGCACCCACACCACCTGCCCCTGGAAGGGCGAGGCCAGCTACCACACCCTGCACGTCAACGGCCAGGAGAACCCGGACGCCGCGTGGTACTACCCCGAACCCAGGGACGCCGCGCGGCAGATCGCGGGCCGCGTCGCCTTCTGGAAGGGCGTGACGATCAGCGCAGACTGATACGGACTCCGATTGAAGGGGCTGCAAAGCCCGCTGGGTCCGAGCGAAGCGAGTAGGAGCAACACGGGTTCCGGGCGTGGAGCCGGCAATCCGGTGAAGTTCCGGATTGTTGGCGAAACAAACGGAATCCGTATGATACGGACGCCGGTTGAACGGGGTGCTGACCTGTTCACTCCCGAGAGGATGCACGACTGCTGGAACCGTGTGCCACACGACGTAGGGTGGCATGGCAGCTGTCCTGCCCGATGAAAATCCACAGAGGTCCGTGCCGGGCGACGTTCTGAAGGGCGTCTCGTGCCGCCCGGAAACGCTAGATCCGAGCTGGGGCAAAACGGGTTCCGGTCGGCCACGCGCAGAACGCCGGGAATCGTGCGACCGGCTTCAGGCGAGCAGGGGCTGGCCC is part of the Deinococcus depolymerans genome and encodes:
- a CDS encoding DUF427 domain-containing protein; this translates as MKATWNGATIAQSDDTVVVEGNHYFPAHSVNPEYLRPSRTHTTCPWKGEASYHTLHVNGQENPDAAWYYPEPRDAARQIAGRVAFWKGVTISAD
- a CDS encoding alpha-amylase family glycosyl hydrolase, whose amino-acid sequence is MKRFHTVGRAGALAALTLSLSACSLFKAPSPPTPRTWQDEVIYFAMTDRFANGDPTNDNGPGRDAGDRADRTNPLAWHGGDFAGLKARIDEGYFKRMGFTAIWVSPVVLQVPAINTGSGPSQGRPFAGYHGYWAEDFRKVDPHLGTLDEYRALIDAAHKNGLKVIQDIVVNHAGYGATLTKMNPEWFHTKADCDASNNKTTDCDLAGLPDFRQELPAVTAYLNDFVTYWRGATGIDGLRIDTMKHVPDAYWTQFFKAGGAGDPARIWSVGEVFDGNPAFLARFMNDLGAPSVFDFALYYAFKDQMSTAGGNLDRMADVFAQDGVYRDPTRLTTFVDNHDVRRFVTEVTERGGSAAQAAERLDMALSTMYFSRGTPSVWQGTEYAQAGKGDPYDHPLGQGNREDMDFTRLGGSTLDERLGALAAARGRYRALTRGAQQELWRPNGGAPVLAYRRVMGGVQGVAGQPVVFVVNNGDTELDLGSLSGGGIPLLGTFSGTALTEVTGRANTLSVSGGKLVGRVPARSVLAVTAPGGSGAAGTVNPALPEVAGLTVKAGDSAAQLSWTPGTDPKVAGYRVYVQAAGGTERLVNFAPLPATQGSFLARGLTNDVNTTFRLVTVDSAGAESRGVTVTGTPGSRNTAKVTFTVDARTQGNGPIELRRFDTGSQIEYPMTQDTPGVWKTSIDLPLFREVKFKFGNDSAGAKNGGYEAPGQGDRTYVVGTNGNAYSGTYDFTEQPVPAATVTGRVTGGGQNLGGALVEATSANPSLNYAVTFPDGTYTLRVPAGAQTLKASAGGYVDGTLNVTAPTQDANITLARDLRTKYTIDGDLGDWTAPAVSVQSPAEGTFGANNNWLSLRADSDAQYLYLAYTYRGDGNSAILYLDTAPGGAKQADSFDAWKRAATFGGQMDGVNAFIARYGTEKAQLRLVQSDTATPEVNAADYLQASRGAAPEQTVELAIPWTAVGLSGRPTAGIGLMGGIFGGDGYGAGDIIPDAKSTPAGANTITDCYASCRATFTEPLKLP